A region from the Sorex araneus isolate mSorAra2 chromosome 6, mSorAra2.pri, whole genome shotgun sequence genome encodes:
- the RCOR2 gene encoding REST corepressor 2 isoform X1, which yields MPSVMEKPSAGSGILSRSRAKTAPNGGQPHSEDDSSEEEHSHDSMIRVGTNYQAVIPECKPESPARYSNKELKGMLVWSPNHCVSDAKLDKYIAMAKEKHGYNIEQALGMLLWHKHDVEKSLADLANFTPFPDEWTVEDKVLFEQAFGFHGKCFQRIQQMLPDKLIPSLVKYYYSWKKTRSRTSVMDRQARRLGGRKDKEDSSDELEEGRGTVSEGEPDAGDPKREPLPSRPLNARPGPGKKEAQGSQYRHHPLRTRRRPPKGMYLSPEGLTAVSGSPDLANLTLRGLDSQLISLKRQVQSMKQTNSSLRQALEGGIDPLRPPEANTKFNSRWTTDEQLLAVQAIRRYGKDFGAIAEVIGNKTLTQVKTFFVSYRRRFNLEEVLQEWEAEQDGAPTASAAAAPAPREEARGGAPAPTPALEDDDEVQITAVSTSAPRSGPPAPPPPPASLSQPPPLLRPPLPTAPTLLRQPPPLQQGRFLQPRLAPNQPPPPLIRPALAATRHGARPGPQPPPTLIGAPLEPPAPSL from the exons ATGCCCTCGGTGATGGAGAAGCCGAGCGCGGGCTCCGGGATCCTGTCCCGCAGCCGGGCCAAGACGGCGCCCAACGGCGGGCAGCCGCACTCGGAGGATGACAGCAGCGAGGAGGAGCACTCGCACG ACAGCATGATCCGCGTTGGAACCAATTACCAGGccgtaattccggagtgcaagcCCG AGAGCCCAGCGCGTTACAGCAACAAGGAGCTGAAGGGGATGCTGGTGTGGTCACCCAACCACTGCGTGTCGGACGCCAAGC TGGACAAGTACATTGCCATGGCCAAGGAGAAGCATGGCTACAACATCGAGCAG GCTCTGGGCATGCTCCTGTGGCACAAACACGACGTGGAGAAGTCCCTGGCAGACCTGGCCAACTTCACCCCGTTCCCCGACGAGTGGACGGTGGAGGACAAGGTGCTGTTCGAGCAGGCCTTCGGCTTTCACGGCAAGTGCTTCCAGCGCATCCAGCAGATG CTGCCCGACAAGCTGATCCCCAGCCTGGTGAAGTATTACTACTCCTGGAAGAAAACCCGCAGCCGCACCAGCGTGATGGACCGGCAGGCACGGCGGCTGGGGGGCCGCAAGGACAAGGAGGACAG cagCGATGAGCTGGAAGAGGGACGGGGCACCGTGAGTGAGGGCGAGCCGGACGCTGGGGACCCCAAGAGAGAG CCCCTGCCTTCTCGGCCCCTGAACGCCCGCCCGGGCCCCGGGAAGAAGGAGGCGCAGGGCTCTCAGTACCGCCACCACCCCCTGCGGACGAGGCGGCGCCCCCCCAAGGGCATGTACCTGAGCCCCGAGGGCCTCACGGCTGTGTCCGGAAGCCCCGACCTCGCCAACCTCACGCTCCGCGGCCTTGACTCGCAGCTCATCTCCCTCAAACGCCAG GTGCAGAGCATGAAGCAGACCAACAGCAGCCTGCGCCAGGCCCTGGAGGGCGGCATCGACCCGCTGCGGCCCCCCGAG GCCAACACCAAGTTCAACTCCCGCTGGACCACAGACGAGCAGCTTCTGGCTGTCCAAG CCATCCGGAGGTACGGCAAGGACTTCGGCGCCATTGCCGAGGTGATCGGGAACAAGACGCTGACCCAGGTGAAGACCTTCTTTGTGAGCTACCGGCGCCGCTTCAACCTGGAGGAGGTGCTGCAGGAGTGGGAAGCCGAGCAGGACGGCGCCCCCAcagcctccgccgccgccgcgccaGCCCCCCGGGAGGAGGCCCGGGGAGGGGCCCCGGCGCCCACCCCGGCCCTGGAGGACGACGACGAG GTGCAGATCACGGCCGTGTCCACGTCCGCGCCGCGCTCCGGGCCccctgcgcccccgcccccgcctgcctccCTGTCCCAGCCGCCCCCGCTGCTGAGGCCGCCGCTGCCCACGGCCCCCACTCTGCTCCGCCAGCCACCCCCGCTGCAGCAGGGCCGCTTCCTCCAGCCCCGGCTGGCCCCCAACCAGCCCCCGCCGCCCCTCATCCGCCCTGCCCTGGCCGCCACCCGCCACGGCGCCCGGCCGggcccccagccgccccccacATTGATCGGCGCGCCCCTGGAGCCCCCCGCACCCTCACTCTGA
- the RCOR2 gene encoding REST corepressor 2 isoform X2, with product MPSVMEKPSAGSGILSRSRAKTAPNGGQPHSEDDSSEEEHSHDSMIRVGTNYQAVIPECKPESPARYSNKELKGMLVWSPNHCVSDAKLDKYIAMAKEKHGYNIEQALGMLLWHKHDVEKSLADLANFTPFPDEWTVEDKVLFEQAFGFHGKCFQRIQQMLPDKLIPSLVKYYYSWKKTRSRTSVMDRQARRLGGRKDKEDSDELEEGRGTVSEGEPDAGDPKREPLPSRPLNARPGPGKKEAQGSQYRHHPLRTRRRPPKGMYLSPEGLTAVSGSPDLANLTLRGLDSQLISLKRQVQSMKQTNSSLRQALEGGIDPLRPPEANTKFNSRWTTDEQLLAVQAIRRYGKDFGAIAEVIGNKTLTQVKTFFVSYRRRFNLEEVLQEWEAEQDGAPTASAAAAPAPREEARGGAPAPTPALEDDDEVQITAVSTSAPRSGPPAPPPPPASLSQPPPLLRPPLPTAPTLLRQPPPLQQGRFLQPRLAPNQPPPPLIRPALAATRHGARPGPQPPPTLIGAPLEPPAPSL from the exons ATGCCCTCGGTGATGGAGAAGCCGAGCGCGGGCTCCGGGATCCTGTCCCGCAGCCGGGCCAAGACGGCGCCCAACGGCGGGCAGCCGCACTCGGAGGATGACAGCAGCGAGGAGGAGCACTCGCACG ACAGCATGATCCGCGTTGGAACCAATTACCAGGccgtaattccggagtgcaagcCCG AGAGCCCAGCGCGTTACAGCAACAAGGAGCTGAAGGGGATGCTGGTGTGGTCACCCAACCACTGCGTGTCGGACGCCAAGC TGGACAAGTACATTGCCATGGCCAAGGAGAAGCATGGCTACAACATCGAGCAG GCTCTGGGCATGCTCCTGTGGCACAAACACGACGTGGAGAAGTCCCTGGCAGACCTGGCCAACTTCACCCCGTTCCCCGACGAGTGGACGGTGGAGGACAAGGTGCTGTTCGAGCAGGCCTTCGGCTTTCACGGCAAGTGCTTCCAGCGCATCCAGCAGATG CTGCCCGACAAGCTGATCCCCAGCCTGGTGAAGTATTACTACTCCTGGAAGAAAACCCGCAGCCGCACCAGCGTGATGGACCGGCAGGCACGGCGGCTGGGGGGCCGCAAGGACAAGGAGGACAG CGATGAGCTGGAAGAGGGACGGGGCACCGTGAGTGAGGGCGAGCCGGACGCTGGGGACCCCAAGAGAGAG CCCCTGCCTTCTCGGCCCCTGAACGCCCGCCCGGGCCCCGGGAAGAAGGAGGCGCAGGGCTCTCAGTACCGCCACCACCCCCTGCGGACGAGGCGGCGCCCCCCCAAGGGCATGTACCTGAGCCCCGAGGGCCTCACGGCTGTGTCCGGAAGCCCCGACCTCGCCAACCTCACGCTCCGCGGCCTTGACTCGCAGCTCATCTCCCTCAAACGCCAG GTGCAGAGCATGAAGCAGACCAACAGCAGCCTGCGCCAGGCCCTGGAGGGCGGCATCGACCCGCTGCGGCCCCCCGAG GCCAACACCAAGTTCAACTCCCGCTGGACCACAGACGAGCAGCTTCTGGCTGTCCAAG CCATCCGGAGGTACGGCAAGGACTTCGGCGCCATTGCCGAGGTGATCGGGAACAAGACGCTGACCCAGGTGAAGACCTTCTTTGTGAGCTACCGGCGCCGCTTCAACCTGGAGGAGGTGCTGCAGGAGTGGGAAGCCGAGCAGGACGGCGCCCCCAcagcctccgccgccgccgcgccaGCCCCCCGGGAGGAGGCCCGGGGAGGGGCCCCGGCGCCCACCCCGGCCCTGGAGGACGACGACGAG GTGCAGATCACGGCCGTGTCCACGTCCGCGCCGCGCTCCGGGCCccctgcgcccccgcccccgcctgcctccCTGTCCCAGCCGCCCCCGCTGCTGAGGCCGCCGCTGCCCACGGCCCCCACTCTGCTCCGCCAGCCACCCCCGCTGCAGCAGGGCCGCTTCCTCCAGCCCCGGCTGGCCCCCAACCAGCCCCCGCCGCCCCTCATCCGCCCTGCCCTGGCCGCCACCCGCCACGGCGCCCGGCCGggcccccagccgccccccacATTGATCGGCGCGCCCCTGGAGCCCCCCGCACCCTCACTCTGA